A stretch of Nymphalis io chromosome 29, ilAglIoxx1.1, whole genome shotgun sequence DNA encodes these proteins:
- the LOC126779697 gene encoding U-scoloptoxin(20)-Cw1a-like: MLSRQLFSVSSHLVFRFVIARNMLKITAILFLMFIGNLLAAGRSCNSCGMECAPACGTRHFRSCCFNYLRRKRDPDMLQNIFEEQDYPMDTVHRAQPYFFYDDLRVRAPSVYNWRR, from the exons ATGCTCAGTCGTCAGCTGTTCAGCGTCAGCAGCCATCTTGTATTCCGTTTTGTTATTGCTAGAAACATGTTGAAGAttaccgccattttgtttttgatgtttattg GCAACTTATTAGCGGCGGGGCGGTCTTGCAACTCGTGCGGGATGGAGTGCGCTCCAGCGTGCGGCACGAGGCACTTCCGGTCTTGCTGCTTCAACTATCTGAGGAGGAAGAGGGACCCGGATATGTTACAg AATATTTTCGAGGAGCAAGATTATCCCATGGACACTGTACACAGGGCGCAGCCCTATTTCTTCTATGACGACCTACGTGTACGAGCACCTTCGGTGTACAACTGGAGACGTTAA